The following coding sequences lie in one Arachis hypogaea cultivar Tifrunner chromosome 4, arahy.Tifrunner.gnm2.J5K5, whole genome shotgun sequence genomic window:
- the LOC112795298 gene encoding uncharacterized protein, with product MSCANLRGLGTLVTGNPGFVDERVLSLSTLVNYTCYNSSKGPTIALKCEKCRAIPDNMYISWQFVDLPSSPATAVGFEFKLSASDYTKKHVSFVNGTLKNGSNFDNSPVTFRGRESNILKFNLFPRIYRNLHDLKLIQPLFHEFLPGSVSRDRNQLRASLENSVDGLVNTTLYINFLSAYVVEIDKENILGPVSFLADLGGLYCISIGIFFYLLIQCEYRIKKLRNEDNVMRTIRNRRKAQEHWDKLRKYVMFTYGYPTIEDDYKNSKTDPCCSGTMLHSVRGSASSRKRRMQSKTSSISFYKKADQPATMSQSFRPVGSANGSNLQPENMEKQHNVDIHNNDPHRPRSSQSHESSIVDDNFIPPPPSLECKDGSRMNMSDVQKNLQSLYEYNVMLRDKLVAAQSLLHSSSSSQSSKVRSNGT from the exons atgaGCTGTGCAAATCTACGTGGCCTCGGTACTTTAGTTACGGGGAATCCTGGCTTTGTTGACGAGAGAGTTCTTTCACTGTCAACATTAGTGAACTACACTTGTTACAACTCAAGCAAGGGGCCAACTATAGCATTAAAGTGTGAAAAGTGCAGAGCTATCCCTGATAACATGTATATTTCATGGCAGTTTGTTGATCTTCCAAGTTCTCCTGCCACTGCTGTTGGTTTTGAGTTCAAGCTATCTGCATCTGATTATACTAAAAAACATGTTAGTTTTGTTAATGGAACACTAAAGAATGGAAGCAATTTTGACAATAGCCCTGTTACATTCAGAGGGAGAGAATCAAATATTCTGAAGTTTAACTTGTTCCCTAGAATATACCGTAATTTACACGATCTAAAGCTCATACAGCCTTTATTTCACGAGTTCCTCCCAGGTTCGGTTTCTCGTGACAGAAATCAACTTCGAGCATCACTTGAAAATTCTGTTGATGGCCTAGTTAACACTACATTGTACATCAATTTTCTCTCTGCTTATGTTGTGGAAATCGACAAGGAGAATATTTTGGGTCCTG TGAGCTTCCTTGCGGATCTTGGTGGCCTATATTGCATTAGCATTGGGATCTTTTTCTACCTGCTGATACAG TGTGAGTATAGGATAAAGAAACTCAGAAATGAAGACAACGTTATGCGGACTATTAGAAATCGGCGCAAAGCACAAGAACACTGGGACAAA TTGAGGAAATATGTGATGTTCACTTATGGCTACCCTACAATTGAAGATGACTACAAGAACTCCAAAACAGATCCTTGTTGTAGCGGGACTATGCTGCATTCAGTTCGTGGTAGTGCATCGTCGCGTAAACGAAGGATGCAAAGCAAAACAAGTTCTATAAGTTTCTACAAGAAAGCTGACCAACCTGCTACCATG TCACAGAGCTTCAGACCAGTTGGATCTGCAAATGGTTCAAACCTGCAACCTGAAAATATGGAAAAACAGCATAATGTTGATATACACAACAATGATCCTCATCGGCCTCGATCTTCTCAATCGCACGAGTCTTCAATTGTTGATGATAACTTCATTCCTCCTCCACCTTCACTAG AATGCAAGGACGGCTCGAGAATGAACATGTCCGACGTTCAGAAGAATCTCCAAAGCTTGTACGAGTACAATGTCATGCTGAGGGACAAGTTAGTAGCAGCACAGTCTCTGCTGCATTCTTCCTCATCTTCACAATCTTCTAAAGTTCGAAGTAACGGAACCTAA
- the LOC112797541 gene encoding ALBINO3-like protein 2, chloroplastic, which produces MATAAALFNNIRRSRQLTSLSLLSVPRVLTSQRHVPSHPPPPPLSTHPSLSRAPPFAFLGTRAFSTHFPGDSQRDADSLRVESEVDSELLRAIGDAASTGGGGEDDRIFPVRTLISMLDAYHDVSGFPWWIIIVSSTLALRIVLLFPLVLTLHKVKRIAEFFPKLPPPIPPPFSGKSYRRQFQFFQKKRKEVGCPSYVWPLLPIITQLPCFFLWMISIRKMSLDGHPGFSCGGALWFQNLTELSHDYSGFIFPILIASLHYINVQISFRKPVVEEARDIFDLLAKYYKWYLDFLTLPIAFIGFCIPQGSQLYWATNSSLTLIQHYALRHPVVLAKLGLQDNKSQKAAIEEGGDSKATKEFLSPGNNPIDSPEKWHKFPIEEMSPEALVALAIPFMNSNDKESAIPLLKHALDKDPQYVRALVLMGRILLLKQSNDEANEYFERAISKLYHAGLPTDAEDLDLLILSSQWAGTACERQGKKAEGRVHFERIANMEEPRDPTSKRYYFDGLLLLASSLYDEGNKEEAAKYLRLVVAYNPSYQKFLDQCERNDDDDDGDDDDIVTDLANSRREL; this is translated from the exons ATGGCAACTGCGGCGGCTCTTTTTAACAACATCCGCCGTTCGCGGCAACTCACctccctctccctcctctctgtGCCACGTGTCCTCACCTCTCAGCGTCACGTTCCCTCACATCCACCACCGCCGCCACTCTCTACACATCCCTCGCTGTCACGCGCACCTCCCTTCGCGTTCCTCGGTACGCGCGCCTTCTCCACTCACTTCCCCGGCGACAGCCAACGGGACGCTGACTCGCTCCGAGTCGAATCGGAGGTTGACTCAGAGCTACTTAGAGCGATCGGGGATGCCGCCTCCACCGGCGGCGGCGGCGAAGATGACCGCATTTTCCCCGTTCGCACTTTGATTTCGATGCTTGATGCGTACCATGATGTTTCTGGATTTCCATG GTGGATAATTATAGTTTCATCTACTTTGGCTCTGAGGATTGTTCTGCTTTTTCCTTTGGTTCTAACACTTCACAAGGTTAAAAGAATTGCCGAGTTTTTCCCAAAAT TGCCTCCTCCAATTCCACCACCTTTCTCAGGAAAGAGTTATCGTCGTCAGTTTCAGTTTTTccagaagaagagaaaagaagttgGGTGCCCCTCATACGTGTGGCCACTGTTACCTATTATTACCCAG CTTCCATGTTTTTTCTTGTGGATGATTAGCATAAGGAAGATGTCACTGGATGGTCACCCTGGTTTCAGTTGT GGTGGTGCTTTGTGGTTCCAGAATTTAACAGAACTCTCTCATGATTATTCAGGCTTCATATTTCCTATTCTGATTGCTAGTCTGCACTACATTAATGTTCAG atATCCTTCCGAAAACCTGTGGTTGAAGAAGCGAGGGACATCTTTGACTTATTAGCTAAA TACTACAAGTGGTATTTGGACTTTCTAACACTGCCTATAGCTTTTATTGGCTTCTGTATTCCTCAG GGAAGCCAACTCTATTGGGCCACCAACAGTTCATTAACCCTCATTCAG CACTATGCCCTTAGACATCCTGTTGTCCTTGCAAAATTGGGGTTACAAGACAACAAAAGTCAAAAAGCAGCTATTGAGGAAGGTGGTGATTCTAAAGCTACCAAGGAATTTTTGTCTCCTGGAAACAACCCTATAGATTCACCTGAAAAGTGGCATAAGTTCCCCATAGAGGAAATGTCCCCTGAAGCATTGGTTGCT CTTGCAATCCCGTTTATGAACAGTAATGACAAAGAAAGTGCTATCCCTTTACTAAA ACATGCACTTGATAAGGACCCTCAATATGTAAGAGCTTTGGTTTTGATGGGTCGGATTCTGTTGCTGAAACAGAGTAATGATGAAGCTAATGAATACTTTGAGCGTGCAATATCAAAG cTTTATCATGCTGGCCTCCCAACTGATGCAGAAGATCTTGATCTTTTAATTCTATCGTCCCAGTGGGCCGGAACTGCATGTGAACGACAG GGAAAGAAGGCCGAAGGACGCGTACACTTTGAAAGAATTGCAAATATGGAGGAGCCGAGAGATCCTACCAGCAAACGCTACTATTTTGATGGGTTATTACTGCTTGCTAG CTCTCTATATGATGAGGGTAATAAGGAAGAAGCTGCCAAGTACCTGCGTCTTGTTGTTGCTTACAACCCTTCTTACCAAAAATTCTTGGACCAGTGCGAgagaaatgatgatgatgatgatggtgacgaTGATGATATTGTCACCGATCTTGCCAATAGTAGGAGAGAACTTTGA